The Pectobacterium parmentieri genome segment AGTCGCCCGTCACGATACCGGCAGGTGAGGTGCCGTCCGGCGCTATCCGTTAGCGCCTGAAGCGTGTCATCATCGTTCCAGAAAAAGAGAATGTCATGACCACACGGTTCGGCAATGCGTGCCAGAACCGCTTTCCCCTGTGGAGACAAAGCGGTGTAAGACCATACTTCGCCGTCCGGCCCATAAACCGACCAGCTTTCATCCTGATGGTGCTCCAGCCAGCGCTTTTCTGCCGGACAGTAGCTTCGCTGGCCGACGGGAACAAAAGGAAAGGAAATCAGATCGCCTGACGGGGCGCGCCAGACCAGACCGTCCTGATAGCAGGTCAGTGTCGTTTCCCAGAACAGGCTCCATCCCTTTCCCAATACGCTATCACCGGGATTGCCGCTACGCCAGCAGCGTTGCCAATAGACGGGCAAGCGGGAAGGTAGGACGAAATCCAGCTCCTCCTCATCCGCCAGAAATTTTTGCCCGCTCACGATGTCGATTGGGCGGGCAATAATCCCCCCGGCGGCGATACTGGTCATGAGTACGCCAAAACGGCAGGCAAGACGCTGGAGCTTGTTGAGACCGGGAAGTTCCCGCAGCAGCTTACCCAGTTTTCCGGCTTTGCCCGCCATGCCCCCCACCCCGCCAATCAGCCCGGCGAAAAGCAGCGTTAAATCAGAGGCTTTATAGAGCCAGGCCGGCACTTCTGACCGGATTGGCAGCATGGGTTTCGTCGCCCCCCCAATGAACACATTGGATGAGCCTTCTGTGATAGTGGCACCGCAGTTCACCTTGTCCCCCAGACGGGAGGCGGGCTGGTTGTTGATGTAGACCGTTGCGGAGCCCTCCGCCACCTGCATGGAAGGGCCGTCTTTATTGCAACTGGCTATACTCAGGATAGCCATGGCGGCCTTCATGCCGTTGATAAAGACCGTGGGTGAGCCCTCGTCAATCGTGCCGGCCTTTGACATGCTGCTGGCAAAGGAGTCGGCAATGCCGTCACGAACCTTTTCTGCCAGCTCGCCCGTCGCCCACCCCACCGCAGCACTGAGGCCAATCAGTAACACGCCACCCACCACACAGGAGCCCAGCCCCGCCACAAGCAGAGCACCGGCTGCAATACCGCCGGCGGCAGCAATCAATCCGCCAGCGATGGTGCCCAGGATCATGCCAGTCAGAGCACTGGAGTGTCCTATTCCATCGCCAACGCGCGCAGCTTCAAACATAACAATATTCCTTATCGTTATTGGTTAAACGTAAAACTCCCCAGCAGGGCGTTGAAGCGGGATCCATCGGCAGTCGAAAGCGTGGTGGTTTTTGAGAGGGTGAAAACCAGGATCTGGGCGTTAGCAAGCGCGAATACCGCCTGCTGTTGCCAGAGACGCTGACCGTCGCGCAGGTAGCTCGCCTGGATACGTTCCCCTTCCAGCAGACGGTCGCCTAACCAGATGGCGTCACGGCTCTGCGTTTTCCAGCCCTTGAGATGCTGTGTCATCAGCGCCAGTTGCCTGTCGATATAATCGCCTAACGCTTCCCCGTCGTTCAGCCTGTCGCGTGAAATCGTCAACGCGGGCTCACCTTCCTGACAGGGGGTGAAGGCGTTCAGGGTGCGATCCTGATAGCCATCAGGGAGCGTGATACCGCCTTCGGTAAAGCGGCAATAAGAAGCAGAGGGTGTCGTCATGGTACGGTGTCTCACAGGGTGATGGAGGACGTCACGCTCGCCTCAGCGGGATGACGCCTTTCCTGATTATTTATTCAAATCGATACGCGAGCTGCCGATCACATTGACGTTCACGCCCTTGATTTCAATGTCGCCATTATTGCAAAGGGTCAGCGAACTCGCTCCCGCCTTCAGCGTGATGGTGCCACCGGTAGATGTCACGGTAATGTGGCCCGTCACAGTCAGCGTGTCGTTGGACGTGACATCGGTTTTACGGCCCTCACCGACGAAGATCCCCTGGGTGCCCTGGATCTTGGTCTCCTGATTGTGGACAACCTCAATCGTCTGATCTCGTCCCACCACGCTGAGCTGATCGTACCTGACTTTTTCCTCATGACTCCCCCCGACACCGGTGCTGCGGTTATTCAACACCACGGTGTTCATGTCCTTCTGGGCATGGATAAACACTTCCTCCTGCCCGGCCTGGTCTTCAAAGCGCAGCTCGTTGAAACCGGCCCCCTTGTGCGTGGCGGTCCGCAGCGAGGTACGTGTCTTGTTGGCCGGTAACGGGTACGGCGACGGATTGGTGGCATGAAAGGTTCTGCCGGTCACTATCGGCTGGTCCGGGTCGCCTTCGAGGAAGCTGACAATCACCTCATGGCCGATGCGCGGGATGGCTATCAGCCCGTACTGGCCGCCCGCCCAGCCCTGACTCACCCGTACCCAGCAGGAGCTTTGGTCGTCGCTCGCCCCGTAGCGGTCCCACGGAAATTGCAGCTTGATGCGGCCGTATTCGTCACAGTAGATTTCTTCACCGGCCGGGCCCACCACCGTGGCAATCTGCGGGCCATCGACCATAGGCTTGTACGGCAGGTCCGCACGCCAGGTAGTTTTGGCGCTGATGACCTCAAAGCTGTTGCTGTAGGTGGTCGGTTCGCCGCCGCTTTCTTCTTCCAGCGCCTGCGGTTGCTGCCCGCTGTGGGTGATGGCCACCAGTTGCCAGCCGGTGTTGAGGGTCAGGTTGGGGTGCTCGGTGAGGGTAAAACTGCTGCCCGGCATCAGCATCGCCGCGTTGGAGTCCCCCGCGCCAGTGATGGCATTCGCCCGTAACGCCTCCAGCCGGTAGCGGCTGAACGCCTTGCCGCTCGGGTCTTTTTTAAAGCGTCCGGGGTAGTCAAAGTGCTGATAGCTTTCGCGCTGGTGTGCCAGTTCGCTGCTCATCTTCTTGTGCAGCAGGCCATAGGCCGGGGTTTTGAAGCTGTAGTCCTTGAGCGCCACCTCGGCGATGCTGACCCGCTCGGCGTAGCGGAAACGGTGGACATATTCGCCTTCACTCAACCCCTGCGTCGCCAAATTGAAGAACAGTTCAGGGCCTTTGGCCAGCGCCCCGGCATCATCGGCAAAGACCACCCGGTGTTTGCCTTCCTCAAACTCGTGGAAGAAGTACAGCCCTTCCTCTGCGGCCAGTCGGATGACAAACGCCAAATCACTTTCCCGGTACTGCACGCAGTATTCACGCGGGGCATGGTCATGACGTAACGAGAAGGCGTAGTCGGTAATCCCGGCTTCCTCCAGCAGGGTGCCGATAATCGCCTCCGGCTTCTGCGCCTGAAAAATGCGGGCGTTGGTGCGTAAGCCGAGTCGCCACAACGCCGGACGCACTTCCGCCTGATAGCGGGTGCGGCGAAAGCCGGTGTCACCCTGGGCAAAGCCGCTGATTATCCCGCTCACCCGTCGCTTCAACTCGCCTTCGAACCAAATCAGCAGCTCACAGGGCTGGTCCAGCACGGCGCCAAAATCCACATCCGGCAGGGCGCTGGCCAGATTGAGGGACAGGGCAAACGACTGGTTAAGCGCCTCGCTGAGCTGAAAATCGACCACCGCAAACGTCGAGGCCGGTAATGCGCCGACCTTCACGGTGAACTGTAATCCTGTACTGTTGGCCACGTTTATTCCCTCGCTTCCCGTGATGAAAACCGCGTTGTCTACACTGAGGTCTGGGAATACCAGACCTCAGTGTAGGGCAGGCAAAAAACCCGGCACGGTGGCCGGGTTGGAGACAGAACGATTAGGCTTCGACCGGCGCGCGCCAGTCGTCAGAGCCAGAGGTGCCCGCGACGGTGTGCTCCCAGTCGATTTTGCGGTAGGCCAGCGAGACTTCAATCAGTTGGGTGTAGTCCAGCTTGGCCGGGTCCTGGCAGTGTGGCATCTGGCAGTTAACGTCAACGATGGTGGCATCGGTCAGCACGGTAGAGAAGAAGTGCTCCTGTTTGCCTTCCACTGAGGTGCGATACCACTTCAGGGTGACGGTTGGCAGCATTTCGCCGGAGGCGAGGGCGTTGTACATCAGCGGCACCGCTTTGTTCAGCGCGACGGTGAACTTGAACGGTTTGTGGACACGCTGACCGGATGGCTGACCGGACTGCGGGTCGGTTGGTACGGTGACGATGTGCTTGAATTCCTGCACCAGCATTTCGTCTTCGTGGCCTTCCACGTAGATGTTGCCGACAGAGTCAGAGGTGAAAGCACCCGCGGTAATGTTGCCCTGAGTTTTTCCTTCGATGCTGATATAGCATGGAGTTGGCATGGTATTGCTCCTTGTTGTTGAACGGGATGAATAACTTCACGTTCTGTATAGCAATTCGCATGCCAATTTTTATCCTATTGTTTTTGCTGAATAATAACTTAAGTCATATTTTCCTTAAGCCAAATTTGAGCAAGAAGTTGCGCAGACCTCGCGAAAAAACGGCATCCATTGCGCAAACAGTGATTTCCACCAGAAAGTGAGCAAGAAGTTGCGCAGAATGCGCAGTAATGCTGAAAGTTTTCCTTAGCGCTGAATTAACCAAAGGAATAACCAATTTAAATGTGTTGTATTGATAGGTTAATGGCAAATAAGGTGATAATTTGTGCACCCTTACGAAGAGTGTAAGTGAGTAATTACTAACATTGGTTGTGCAAAATAGCTATGGGTTTGATTTCATCAGGTAACGCATAGCCGACGCATTTTTCTACTAGACTGAAATGATATGCCTGTTCCTGCGAGGGATCACGTTCCTCTCTATTCGTGATATGAACAGGTCGCCCATCCAGTTAAGCCTATGATACGTTTATGGATTAACGGATATAAAAGGAGAATGAGATGACGCAACCGAAAGTTAAACTGGCGGACGGCAATATCATGCCCCAGTTGGGCCTTGGGGTCTGGCGAGCAAGCAGTGAGGACACGGTGATCGCCGTGTCCGAAGCATTGTCCATCGGTTATCGGGCGATCGATACCGCCGCGATTTATAAGAACGAGGAAGCCGTCGGTCAGGCGTTGAGTTCCGCGAATCTGCCGCGTGAAGAAGTGTTCATCACCACCAAGCTCTGGAACGGCGATCACACCGACCCTCAGAAAGCGCTGGAAGAGAGTCTACGCAAGCTTCGATTAGACTACGTCGATCTCTACTTGATTCACTGGCCATTGCCGCAACAGAATACCTTCGTGGATGCCTGGCGCGGGCTCATCAAACTTCAGGAACAAGGTCTGGCGAAAAGCATCGGCGTCAGTAATTTCCATATTCATCATTTACAGCGGTTAAAAGAAGAAACGGGCGTCTTGCCTGTCATCGATCAGGTTGAGCTACATCCGCTTCTCCAGCAAAAACAGCTCCACGCCTGGAATGCTACACACCATATCCAGACTGAATCCTGGAGCCCACTGGCGCAGGGTGGCGAAGGGGTTTTTGATCACCCTATTATCCGTAAACTGGCGATGAAATACGGGAAAACGCCCGCCCAGATTGCGATCCGCTGGCATCTGGACAGCGGGCTAGTGGTGATCCCTAAATCGGTAACGCCTTCGCGTATCAAGGAAAACTTCGAGGTGTTCGATTTCCGTCTGGATAAAGACGAACTGGGTGAGATTGCCAAACTGGACTGCGGAAAACGTCTGGGATCGAACCCTGACGAGCCAAGAAACGATTAACTCGCCTTAGATGCCAGCATTCTCCCTGCTGGCATTTTTTCTCTAATCAGCAAACTGAATCTCATACACATCGCTACGGCAGTGCGCCTCACTGTATTCCAACAGTTCGCCTTGTTCGTTATAAACATGCAGTTGGCAATACAATATGGGAGCCTCTGCTACAATACCAAGAAGTTCAGCAACCTCTTCCACACAGGACATCGCTTTAAAACGATAGCGTTTTTTGTCCGGCGTGATCCCACGTGCCATCCAATATTGGTAGAGGGACTGTTCGAGCGTTTCTGGGTCGGGTAAAAATTTTTGCGGGATCCAGGTCGTTTCCAGCGAGACCGGCTCACTATTGCTGAGCCGGACGCGCCGCAGGTAGGTAACGGTTTCATCCTCCGGTTGAGACATTTTTGCAGCAATAGCCGCGGGCGGAACCTGTATTGCCTTCTCCAGCCAGAGGCTGCCGGCAACACCGCCTTGCTTCAACACCAGCGCGGTGAACCCTTCATCTTCAGCACTCAACGCATAATTAAGCCGTTGGGCAATGCGAGTTCCGACCCCCTGCTGGCGAACAATCAGCCCCTTATCTTCCAGCAACGATAAGGAACGGGAGACGGTCACTCTCGATAATCCCAGATGTTGTGCAATCAATCTTTCCGCAGGTAAGAACTGGCCTGACAGCATTTTCCGACGATTGATTTCTGATTCAAGCAACGACGCGAGCTGCATATAGCGAGGCGCCGACGGCATTCCGGTCAGTTGCTCCCTGACCCAAAGCAGTAATTCCCGCATAGTGCAACCTTTTCAGTGACGCAGCGTTCTGGCTGCGAACGAGTTAAAACAAAAGTGAACCTAATTCCATGGCGCCACGAAACACTCTGACTCTGAATTTGTTGTAATAAAAAATATTTTTATAACGCATTAAACCCAGTATCCGAGCCGCAATATTCCCTTAGTCCAGAGCAACCTCTCTCTATAAGGTATCGTCCGCACGACTCCGCATCTTTAATTTTGGTTTGTCTGAATAGAGGTGGATCACATTAAGAAGCAAACGGAGATGGGAAACACTGCCGTTACGTCCATAACGGCGGAGGGTTGCAGGCAGGATAGAGATTTACATCGCAGTCTGTACGATGAGCTGTCCCGTCGAGCCGCGATCGGCCAATTCCAGCGTCTGACTGTAATAGAGGAAGGGGAACGCCATGGAAGAAGGCTGCATGAAATACACCAGCAGCTCGACATCGTTATTCACCCATACCGTATCTTTCCATCCGCTATCTTCTACTGCCGGTGGACCACCGTTAACGCTGCGCACCAGAAACTTAACGCCTTGAATGTGGAAAGCCTGCGGCGTATCGGCGTGGATAATCCAGCGTTCACATCGACCAAGCTGGGTTTGCACATCGGCACGCGTCATGTCCCACATTGCACCGTTGATACCAGGCAGACTGTCACCTAGACGGAATTCGCGCGTGCGACTGATGCTACCTTCAATGATGTTGTCGGCCAGCAAACGCATCGGTAGATTGTCCGTTACCAATGGCAACAGCCCCGTCGGTTTAAGCGTAACGATTTGGGTGGAAATCAGGATGCTGGAAGGCTCAAATAAGCCACGCAGGCGATCCATAATTCCGGCCGACTCGCCTGCCGTCAGCGTAACCTCTTCACCTTGCGACATATCGACCAATATTTCTCGTCGTTCTCCGGGCGCGAGCGACAGTTGGTTCACCGCCATGGGTGCCGGTAACAGCCCTTGATCGCTGGCGATTACATGCATCGCCCGGCCATCACTCAGCCGCATTACGTAACGCCGGGCGTTCGACGCGTTCAATAATCTCAGGCGAACCCAGCCGCGAGAAACTTCAACAAAGGGATTCTGGACGCCATTGACTAACAGCGAATCCCCCACAAATCCACCGTTAGAAGGCGGGTTATAGAGGGGGACGCCAAAGTTATCCAGCCGTTTATCCTGAATAATCAATGGGAAATCATCGACACCGTAGTGATTGGGCAACGGCAGGGATTTACTGATGCTGTCTTCCACCAGCCACAGCCCTGCCAACCCGTTATAGATATGGGGTGCCATGCGGTTCGGCGTATTCGCATGATACCAGCAGGTCGCCGACGGCTGACGAACCGGTAATACAGGCGACCAGTCGCTCCCCGGCGAAATGATGCGGGCTGCGCCGCCCATTAACGGCCCTGGCACCTGTAATCCGCCAATCGTCATCGCAACAGGCTCATTCAGGCGATTGCTGTAAATCAGCTTAATGTCATCGCCGTCATAGACTCGCACCGTCGGCCCCAAATAACGGCCGTTAATGCCCCAAATGGGCGTCTTACGATCGCCAGAAAATGCCCAATGAGCACGCTGCATCGTCAGAAAAAGAGGCTGGCCTCGACGCGACTCCAGTAATGGCGGTATCGGCAATGCGGTGGGATTCCCACTGGCTTTCGCTGCCAGTGGCGTCATACCCGCACATAACGCAAGGCCCGATGCCTGAATAAACTGACGTCGGTTGAGTGACATAATGACTCCGTAAATCCAATAAACCGTAAGCAAAGTTTAACTTCCGATTAGATATTCGGAAGAAATAATCCTGGACACCCGTCATCCCTCAAGCGACCAGGGCGTTGGCCTCCTGCCGCTCGAATGATTTCGGGTAGAACCTGATGGGGTAAACTTATTTTTTATCTGCCGCTTCGCGCGCCGCAACTTCCGCATCCAGCTCCGTAATCTTGGCAGCCATCACATCATGGCAATGTGTAGCCAGCTCACGGACCTGATCTTTGGTATACGCACTGGTATCAATGGGTGGCAGCATTTCTACGATAACGAGGCCGTTATTCCAGCGGTTTAATTTCACCTTATTACTGGTAGTAGAAACGCAAATCGGCACGATCGGCACGTTTGCGCTAATCGCCGCATGGAACGCACCCGTCTTGAATGGCATCAGACCGCGCCCACGGCTACGTGTACCTTCGGGGAACATCCAGATGGAAGTATTACGCTCTTTAATGTGTTTCACCACCTGAGCGATGGTGCCATGCGCTTTGGTGCGGTTTTCACGGTCAATCAGCAAATTACCCGTCAGCCAATAGAGCGGGCCGAAGAACGGGATCCACAGCAGGCTTTTCTTACCCACGGTAACGGTGCGAGGCTGAACCGCGCTGGATACCGTGACCATATCGTAGTTGTTCTGATGATTCGCGATATAGATACAGTTGCCGTAATGCGCCGCGTCTTCCGGTATCCGCATGTCGACTTTCAGGCCAAACACCACGGATAAGCGACCAAAAAGATGACCAAAGGTCGCCACATGGCGGGGATTTCGAGGGCTGAACAGGCAGTAAAACAAGCCGAAAATACAGATCAAAATCGAAAATATAACAACAACAAAAAAACGCAAAATGGATAACATAGCAACCTCATTAACCAACAGCCGCCGCTAGTATAGCGATTTCGCGCTAAAACACACGGTGATTCAATTTGCTGCTGGATAGCAACCAGACATCAAAGAAAGGCGGTATAACACCGCCTTTGCACTCTTTTATATACAGAGGATTTATTCTTCGCTGCTGCCAGTATTAACCTGCTGCGGTGCATCCACCTCAATTCGGTCGATACGCTGTAGCCCACGCAGCAATGTGCCTTTCCGCCCGCGCTCACCCTGATATTTCTGAAGCTCGTTCGGACGCAGCACCAGCTTACGCTTACCGAAATACAGTGTGACGGAAGCCTGTGGTGGTAGCAGATACAGCCAGGTCAGACGGTCTTTACCTTCCGCAAAATCAGCCGAGGAGATGGACACGATCTTATTGCCCTTGCCTTTCGACAACTGTGGCAAATCAGAGACAGGGAACAGCAGCATTCTGCCCGCGGCGGTGATCGCCATTAACAGATTATCATCGCCTTTGATCTCGATCGGCGTCAGCGCTTTCGCATTATCCGGCAACGTAATAATCGCTTTACCTGCGCGGTTACGTGCGACCAGATCGTTGAAGGTACATACGAAGCCATAACCCGCATCCGATGCCATCAGCAACGGCTGATCGTCTGCAGCCATCAGCACCTGTTCAATCGTCGCACCCGGCGGCGGCGTGAGTTTGCCCGTCAGCGGCTCACCCTGACCGCGCGCAGAAGGCAGCGAGATCGGATCCAGCGCGTAGCTGCGGCCGGTGGAGTCAATGAACACCACGGGCTGGTTGCTCTTGCCTTTCGCTACTGCGCGGAAACTATCGCCCGCTTTATAGCTCAGTCCAGTAGGATCGATGTCATGCCCTTTGGCGCTGCGTACCCAGCCCATTTCCGACAGCACAATGGTGACCGGTTCAGACGGCACAAAGTCATGCTCGCTCATCGCTTTTGATTCACCGCGCTCATGCAGCGGCGAACGACGATCGTCACCATAGGCCTGCGCATCTGACTGAATTTCTTTCTTGATCAGATTGCTGAGCTTACGCTCTGACGCCAGCAGCGCTTGCAACTGATCGCGCTCTTTTGCCAAATCATCTTGCTCACCGCGGATTTTCATCTCTTCCAGCTTGGCCAAGTGACGTAATTTCAGCTCCAGGATCGCTTCAGCCTGTGTTTCACTCAGGCTAAATTGGCGCATCAGAACGGGCTTTGGCTCGTCTTCCGTGCGGATGATATGAATCACTTCATCAATGTTCAGAAACGCAATCAGCAAGCCTTCAAGAATATGCAGGCGCTTGAGCACTTTTTCCAGGCGGTAGTTCAGTCGGCGGCACACGGTGTCACGACGGAATACCAGCCACTCGCTCAGGATCTCGACCAGCCCTTTCACGCTGGGGCGACCATCCAGACCGATCATGTTCATGTTAACGCGGTAGCTCTTTTCCAGATCGGTCGTGGCGAACAGATG includes the following:
- a CDS encoding 1-acylglycerol-3-phosphate O-acyltransferase, with translation MLSILRFFVVVIFSILICIFGLFYCLFSPRNPRHVATFGHLFGRLSVVFGLKVDMRIPEDAAHYGNCIYIANHQNNYDMVTVSSAVQPRTVTVGKKSLLWIPFFGPLYWLTGNLLIDRENRTKAHGTIAQVVKHIKERNTSIWMFPEGTRSRGRGLMPFKTGAFHAAISANVPIVPICVSTTSNKVKLNRWNNGLVIVEMLPPIDTSAYTKDQVRELATHCHDVMAAKITELDAEVAAREAADKK
- a CDS encoding GntR family transcriptional regulator encodes the protein MRELLLWVREQLTGMPSAPRYMQLASLLESEINRRKMLSGQFLPAERLIAQHLGLSRVTVSRSLSLLEDKGLIVRQQGVGTRIAQRLNYALSAEDEGFTALVLKQGGVAGSLWLEKAIQVPPAAIAAKMSQPEDETVTYLRRVRLSNSEPVSLETTWIPQKFLPDPETLEQSLYQYWMARGITPDKKRYRFKAMSCVEEVAELLGIVAEAPILYCQLHVYNEQGELLEYSEAHCRSDVYEIQFAD
- the ftsP gene encoding cell division protein FtsP; this encodes MSLNRRQFIQASGLALCAGMTPLAAKASGNPTALPIPPLLESRRGQPLFLTMQRAHWAFSGDRKTPIWGINGRYLGPTVRVYDGDDIKLIYSNRLNEPVAMTIGGLQVPGPLMGGAARIISPGSDWSPVLPVRQPSATCWYHANTPNRMAPHIYNGLAGLWLVEDSISKSLPLPNHYGVDDFPLIIQDKRLDNFGVPLYNPPSNGGFVGDSLLVNGVQNPFVEVSRGWVRLRLLNASNARRYVMRLSDGRAMHVIASDQGLLPAPMAVNQLSLAPGERREILVDMSQGEEVTLTAGESAGIMDRLRGLFEPSSILISTQIVTLKPTGLLPLVTDNLPMRLLADNIIEGSISRTREFRLGDSLPGINGAMWDMTRADVQTQLGRCERWIIHADTPQAFHIQGVKFLVRSVNGGPPAVEDSGWKDTVWVNNDVELLVYFMQPSSMAFPFLYYSQTLELADRGSTGQLIVQTAM
- a CDS encoding type VI secretion system tip protein VgrG; this translates as MANSTGLQFTVKVGALPASTFAVVDFQLSEALNQSFALSLNLASALPDVDFGAVLDQPCELLIWFEGELKRRVSGIISGFAQGDTGFRRTRYQAEVRPALWRLGLRTNARIFQAQKPEAIIGTLLEEAGITDYAFSLRHDHAPREYCVQYRESDLAFVIRLAAEEGLYFFHEFEEGKHRVVFADDAGALAKGPELFFNLATQGLSEGEYVHRFRYAERVSIAEVALKDYSFKTPAYGLLHKKMSSELAHQRESYQHFDYPGRFKKDPSGKAFSRYRLEALRANAITGAGDSNAAMLMPGSSFTLTEHPNLTLNTGWQLVAITHSGQQPQALEEESGGEPTTYSNSFEVISAKTTWRADLPYKPMVDGPQIATVVGPAGEEIYCDEYGRIKLQFPWDRYGASDDQSSCWVRVSQGWAGGQYGLIAIPRIGHEVIVSFLEGDPDQPIVTGRTFHATNPSPYPLPANKTRTSLRTATHKGAGFNELRFEDQAGQEEVFIHAQKDMNTVVLNNRSTGVGGSHEEKVRYDQLSVVGRDQTIEVVHNQETKIQGTQGIFVGEGRKTDVTSNDTLTVTGHITVTSTGGTITLKAGASSLTLCNNGDIEIKGVNVNVIGSSRIDLNK
- a CDS encoding DcrB-related protein, whose protein sequence is MTTPSASYCRFTEGGITLPDGYQDRTLNAFTPCQEGEPALTISRDRLNDGEALGDYIDRQLALMTQHLKGWKTQSRDAIWLGDRLLEGERIQASYLRDGQRLWQQQAVFALANAQILVFTLSKTTTLSTADGSRFNALLGSFTFNQ
- a CDS encoding Hcp family type VI secretion system effector, with amino-acid sequence MPTPCYISIEGKTQGNITAGAFTSDSVGNIYVEGHEDEMLVQEFKHIVTVPTDPQSGQPSGQRVHKPFKFTVALNKAVPLMYNALASGEMLPTVTLKWYRTSVEGKQEHFFSTVLTDATIVDVNCQMPHCQDPAKLDYTQLIEVSLAYRKIDWEHTVAGTSGSDDWRAPVEA
- the dkgA gene encoding 2,5-didehydrogluconate reductase DkgA, translating into MTQPKVKLADGNIMPQLGLGVWRASSEDTVIAVSEALSIGYRAIDTAAIYKNEEAVGQALSSANLPREEVFITTKLWNGDHTDPQKALEESLRKLRLDYVDLYLIHWPLPQQNTFVDAWRGLIKLQEQGLAKSIGVSNFHIHHLQRLKEETGVLPVIDQVELHPLLQQKQLHAWNATHHIQTESWSPLAQGGEGVFDHPIIRKLAMKYGKTPAQIAIRWHLDSGLVVIPKSVTPSRIKENFEVFDFRLDKDELGEIAKLDCGKRLGSNPDEPRND
- the parC gene encoding DNA topoisomerase IV subunit A encodes the protein MSEMTHDGAESLALRTFTENAYLNYSMYVIMDRALPFIGDGLKPVQRRIVYAMSELGLNASAKFKKSARTVGDVLGKYHPHGDSACYEAMVLMAQPFSYRYPLVDGQGNWGAPDDPKSFAAMRYTESRLSKYAEVLLSELGQGTVDYTPNFDGTMQEPKMLPARLPNILLNGTTGIAVGMATDIPPHNVREIAAAAVMLLENPKASLDDLLQHVQGPDFPTEAEIITPRDEVRKLYQNGRGSVRMRAVWKKEDGDVVITALPHQVSGAKVLEQIASQMRAKKLPMVEDLRDESDHENPTRLVLVPRSNRIDMDQVMNHLFATTDLEKSYRVNMNMIGLDGRPSVKGLVEILSEWLVFRRDTVCRRLNYRLEKVLKRLHILEGLLIAFLNIDEVIHIIRTEDEPKPVLMRQFSLSETQAEAILELKLRHLAKLEEMKIRGEQDDLAKERDQLQALLASERKLSNLIKKEIQSDAQAYGDDRRSPLHERGESKAMSEHDFVPSEPVTIVLSEMGWVRSAKGHDIDPTGLSYKAGDSFRAVAKGKSNQPVVFIDSTGRSYALDPISLPSARGQGEPLTGKLTPPPGATIEQVLMAADDQPLLMASDAGYGFVCTFNDLVARNRAGKAIITLPDNAKALTPIEIKGDDNLLMAITAAGRMLLFPVSDLPQLSKGKGNKIVSISSADFAEGKDRLTWLYLLPPQASVTLYFGKRKLVLRPNELQKYQGERGRKGTLLRGLQRIDRIEVDAPQQVNTGSSEE